One Turneriella parva DSM 21527 genomic region harbors:
- a CDS encoding BglII/BstYI family type II restriction endonuclease — MAAEELEQEEEGAHDDIALEPGRNADSASEVSKFVNKAVLAKYDVYSYRNAASILKNSFPEEFAEIEKALLDFSITTKDIGLPGGNESTIPKKLSDSLRPKKWYETRIQGDLIIRVYEQSEEVIKGGKAKKHTLPPKEDIKLENYIDGHKIDYVKGKVALDMEWNSKDQTFDRDLYAFRLFHECGIISAAVLMTRSEKLNDVLKEIPQLNKDGSLKEEAGKIVPCIKKMGASTTWMGKLLYRMNAGRHGGCPVLVIGIKAEAVSDWPPKGKVGKK, encoded by the coding sequence ATGGCCGCCGAAGAATTAGAACAAGAAGAGGAAGGCGCTCATGATGACATCGCCTTAGAACCCGGTCGAAATGCAGATTCAGCCAGCGAAGTTTCTAAATTCGTAAATAAGGCAGTCCTTGCAAAATATGATGTTTACAGCTATCGAAATGCAGCCTCCATTCTAAAAAACTCATTTCCAGAAGAATTTGCAGAAATCGAAAAAGCTCTTTTAGATTTCTCAATAACAACCAAAGATATCGGCTTGCCGGGTGGCAACGAATCTACCATACCCAAAAAGCTCTCCGATAGTTTGCGACCTAAGAAGTGGTACGAAACCCGTATTCAAGGTGACCTAATCATACGAGTATATGAGCAGAGCGAAGAGGTGATTAAAGGCGGCAAAGCCAAAAAGCATACTCTGCCCCCCAAAGAGGACATCAAACTAGAAAATTATATCGATGGGCACAAGATTGATTATGTAAAAGGTAAAGTTGCACTTGATATGGAATGGAATAGCAAGGATCAAACATTTGATCGAGATTTATATGCGTTTCGTCTGTTTCATGAATGTGGCATTATTAGCGCAGCCGTTTTGATGACGAGATCAGAAAAACTGAATGATGTGCTGAAAGAAATCCCCCAACTAAATAAAGACGGCTCTCTTAAAGAAGAAGCCGGGAAAATTGTTCCTTGTATTAAGAAAATGGGCGCTAGTACGACGTGGATGGGCAAACTTTTATATAGAATGAATGCCGGGCGTCACGGCGGTTGCCCCGTTTTAGTAATCGGCATCAAAGCAGAAGCCGTATCTGATTGGCCGCCTAAAGGCAAGGTAGGGAAAAAATGA
- a CDS encoding MT-A70 family methyltransferase: MNASDDLLKSAGSTKFATILADPPWQFQNRTGKMAPEHRRLSRYSTMTLQEIKDLPVEAIAADTAHLYLWVPNALLADGLQVMDHWGFTYKTNLIWYKIRKDGGPDRRGVGFYFRNVTEMILFGVRGKKARTLAPGRSQENLISSMKREHSRKPDEQYKLIESCSSGPFLELFARGPRKGWHVWGNQSESYEVNWETYKNHSQSKVLPFFDKKVS, from the coding sequence ATGAATGCTTCAGATGATCTTCTAAAGAGTGCAGGCTCGACCAAATTTGCAACGATCTTGGCTGACCCGCCATGGCAATTTCAAAATCGAACTGGCAAAATGGCCCCTGAACACCGTCGTTTGTCACGTTATTCTACTATGACATTGCAGGAGATCAAAGATCTACCTGTAGAAGCGATTGCTGCTGATACCGCACACTTGTATCTCTGGGTGCCCAACGCTCTCTTGGCCGATGGATTACAGGTAATGGATCATTGGGGTTTTACTTATAAAACCAATTTGATTTGGTATAAAATCCGCAAAGATGGTGGGCCAGATCGACGTGGTGTTGGTTTCTATTTTCGAAACGTTACTGAAATGATCTTATTTGGGGTACGAGGCAAAAAGGCCCGAACGCTCGCTCCTGGACGTAGTCAAGAAAATCTCATTTCATCTATGAAACGCGAGCACAGTCGCAAACCCGATGAGCAGTATAAGTTGATTGAATCATGTAGTTCTGGCCCATTTTTAGAACTATTCGCAAGAGGCCCTCGGAAAGGCTGGCATGTTTGGGGCAATCAATCTGAAAGTTATGAAGTAAACTGGGAAACCTATAAAAATCATTCCCAATCAAAGGTGCTCCCTTTCTTTGACAAGAAAGTCTCATAG